The Desmonostoc muscorum LEGE 12446 genome includes a region encoding these proteins:
- the dnaK gene encoding molecular chaperone DnaK, with protein MGKVIGIDLGTTNSCVAVLEGGQPLVISNSEGGRTTPSIVGFGKSGDRLVGQLAKRQAVTNAENTIYSIKRFIGRRWEDTEVERNRVPYNCVKGRDDTVDVQIRSKNFTPQEISAMILQKLKQDAENFLGETVTQAVITVPAYFTDAQRQATKDAGTIAGLEVLRIINEPTAAALAFGLDKQEQEQLILVFDLGGGTFDVSILQLGDGVFEVKATCGNNHLGGDDFDNAIVRWMMERFQQQEKIDLSQDKMALQRLREAAEKAKIELSSMVNTSINLPFITADDSGPKHLEMELSRSKFEELSGQLIEATIEPMIQALKDAALKPQNIDRIILVGGSTRIPAVQNALIKFFNGKAPDRSINPDEAVALGAAIQAGVLGGEVDNLLLLDVTPLSLGIETLGEVFTKIIERNTTIPTSKSQIFSTAVDGQTSVEIHVLQGERAMARDNKSLGKFLLAGIPPSPRGVPQIEVSFEIDVNGILKVAAQDKGTGREQSIRITNTGGLSTNEVERMRQEAELFAEEDRRRKELVELRNQADNLLFSYESTIKDNGNFIGDQMKTLASEKVSQLQAAMTDSSISTTEFRQRLDDFQQTLFAIGADVYNRANSQTDEIEEVSVGAFTPELDSAMNGTLIPQFNFDFDEESTAQADYEAID; from the coding sequence ATGGGAAAAGTTATTGGGATCGACTTAGGCACTACTAACAGTTGCGTCGCAGTTTTGGAGGGCGGTCAACCACTTGTGATCTCCAATTCTGAAGGTGGACGAACTACTCCAAGTATTGTGGGATTTGGCAAGAGTGGCGATCGCTTGGTCGGTCAACTGGCAAAGCGCCAAGCCGTAACCAATGCCGAAAACACAATTTACAGTATTAAACGATTCATCGGTAGGCGTTGGGAAGATACTGAAGTGGAACGCAATCGCGTGCCCTACAACTGCGTCAAAGGTCGAGATGATACCGTTGATGTTCAAATTCGCTCAAAAAATTTCACGCCACAAGAAATATCTGCCATGATCCTGCAAAAGCTGAAGCAGGATGCGGAAAATTTCTTGGGTGAAACTGTCACTCAGGCAGTGATCACCGTACCAGCATATTTCACAGATGCCCAAAGACAAGCCACTAAAGATGCTGGCACTATTGCCGGACTCGAAGTCCTGCGAATTATCAATGAACCAACGGCTGCGGCTTTAGCTTTCGGATTAGATAAACAAGAGCAAGAACAGTTAATTTTAGTCTTCGACTTGGGAGGAGGTACCTTCGACGTGTCGATTCTGCAACTTGGGGATGGTGTTTTTGAAGTTAAGGCTACTTGTGGTAACAACCACTTGGGTGGAGACGACTTTGATAATGCGATCGTGCGTTGGATGATGGAACGCTTCCAGCAACAGGAAAAAATCGACCTTTCCCAAGATAAAATGGCACTCCAACGCCTGCGGGAAGCAGCGGAAAAGGCAAAAATTGAACTATCGAGTATGGTGAATACCTCCATCAACTTGCCGTTTATCACCGCCGATGACAGCGGCCCCAAACATCTGGAGATGGAACTCAGCCGCTCTAAATTTGAAGAACTTTCAGGGCAATTAATCGAAGCTACCATCGAACCGATGATCCAAGCCCTCAAAGACGCAGCTCTCAAACCGCAAAACATAGATCGGATTATTTTGGTAGGTGGTTCTACCCGGATTCCCGCAGTCCAAAACGCGCTGATCAAGTTTTTCAATGGCAAAGCTCCCGATCGCTCTATCAATCCTGATGAAGCTGTAGCACTAGGAGCTGCTATCCAAGCAGGGGTTTTGGGTGGCGAAGTCGATAATCTCTTACTATTGGATGTCACCCCCTTGTCTTTAGGGATTGAAACCTTGGGTGAAGTGTTCACCAAAATCATTGAACGCAACACCACAATTCCCACTAGTAAGTCACAAATATTTTCCACAGCAGTTGATGGGCAAACCTCGGTGGAAATTCACGTCCTCCAAGGTGAACGCGCAATGGCACGAGATAACAAGAGTCTCGGCAAGTTTCTCTTAGCAGGAATTCCCCCATCCCCCCGTGGTGTACCGCAAATTGAAGTATCTTTTGAAATTGATGTTAACGGCATCCTTAAGGTTGCTGCCCAAGACAAAGGTACAGGCAGAGAACAAAGTATCAGGATTACCAATACAGGTGGTTTAAGTACCAACGAAGTCGAACGGATGCGCCAAGAGGCTGAATTGTTCGCCGAAGAAGACAGAAGACGTAAAGAACTCGTTGAACTCAGAAACCAAGCAGATAATCTGTTGTTCAGTTACGAATCCACCATCAAGGATAATGGCAACTTTATCGGCGATCAGATGAAAACCTTGGCTAGTGAAAAAGTTTCACAACTCCAAGCAGCAATGACTGACTCCAGCATCTCCACAACAGAATTTAGGCAGCGCTTAGACGACTTCCAACAAACCCTATTTGCCATTGGTGCCGATGTCTACAACCGAGCAAACAGCCAAACCGATGAAATTGAGGAAGTTTCGGTTGGCGCTTTTACCCCAGAACTAGACTCAGCTATGAATGGCACACTCATACCCCAATTCAACTTTGATTTTGACGAAGAAAGTACTGCACAAGCTGATTATGAGGCGATAGATTAG
- the dnaJ gene encoding molecular chaperone DnaJ yields the protein MARDYYEILGVSRDADKEEIKQAYRRLARKYHPDVNKEPGAEERFKEINRAYEVLSEPEIRARYDRFGPEGVSSGAGAGFQDIGDMGGFADIFESIFSGFAGGMGGPAQQQRRRSGPARGDDLRLDLKLDFREAVFGGEKEIRISHLENCEVCNGSGAKPGTRPRTCSTCSGSGQVRRVTRTPFGSFTQVSTCPTCNGTGMVIEDKCDACDGKGANQVTKKLKITIPAGVDNGTRLRISNEGDAGQRGGPPGDLYVYLFVNEDAEFQRDGINILSEIKISYLQAILGCRLEVDTVDGPVELIIPAGTQPNTVMKLENRGVPRLGNPVSRGDHMLTVLIDIPNKIAPEERELLEKLAKIKGDRTGKGGLEGFLGNLFK from the coding sequence ATGGCCCGCGACTATTATGAAATCCTGGGTGTCTCTCGTGACGCCGACAAAGAAGAAATCAAACAAGCCTATCGCCGTTTAGCCCGGAAGTATCACCCAGACGTGAACAAAGAACCGGGAGCGGAAGAGCGCTTTAAAGAAATTAACCGCGCTTATGAAGTACTCTCGGAACCAGAAATCCGGGCTCGTTACGATCGCTTTGGTCCAGAGGGCGTATCAAGCGGAGCTGGTGCGGGCTTCCAAGATATTGGTGATATGGGTGGCTTCGCCGACATCTTTGAAAGTATTTTTAGCGGCTTTGCTGGGGGTATGGGTGGTCCAGCGCAACAACAAAGACGCCGCAGCGGCCCTGCGCGAGGTGATGACCTGCGGCTAGACCTAAAGTTAGATTTCCGGGAAGCAGTATTTGGCGGTGAAAAAGAAATCCGCATTTCGCATTTAGAAAATTGTGAAGTTTGTAATGGTTCTGGTGCTAAACCAGGAACACGTCCGCGTACTTGTTCAACTTGTAGCGGTTCGGGTCAAGTTCGTCGTGTTACGAGAACACCCTTCGGTAGTTTCACACAAGTCTCGACTTGTCCCACTTGTAATGGCACAGGCATGGTAATTGAAGATAAGTGTGATGCGTGTGATGGGAAGGGCGCAAATCAAGTAACAAAAAAACTCAAAATTACCATTCCCGCTGGGGTAGATAATGGTACACGCTTGCGGATTTCCAATGAAGGGGATGCCGGTCAACGCGGCGGTCCTCCTGGGGATTTGTACGTTTACTTGTTCGTCAATGAGGATGCGGAATTCCAACGGGATGGCATCAATATTCTCTCGGAAATCAAAATTAGCTACTTGCAAGCAATTTTAGGTTGTCGGTTAGAGGTCGATACGGTAGATGGACCAGTGGAACTAATCATTCCTGCGGGAACCCAGCCGAATACGGTGATGAAATTGGAAAATCGCGGCGTACCCAGATTGGGAAATCCCGTTAGTCGCGGCGATCATATGCTGACCGTATTAATTGATATTCCCAACAAGATAGCCCCAGAGGAGAGGGAACTGTTGGAGAAGCTGGCTAAAATTAAAGGAGATCGCACTGGTAAAGGCGGTCTTGAAGGATTCTTGGGAAATTTGTTTAAGTAA
- a CDS encoding sulfurtransferase TusA family protein, translating to MKSSSISTPDAQLDLRGTPCPINFVRTKLRLEKMPLGGLLEVWLDPGEPIEQVPDSLTMAGYQVEKITDCSSYFSLLVRRPVNNK from the coding sequence ATGAAGTCCTCTTCTATTTCAACTCCCGATGCTCAGCTTGATTTACGCGGCACCCCTTGCCCAATAAATTTCGTGCGGACAAAACTACGTTTAGAGAAAATGCCACTGGGAGGTTTGCTAGAAGTCTGGCTAGACCCAGGAGAGCCAATTGAGCAGGTTCCCGATAGTTTGACAATGGCAGGTTATCAGGTGGAAAAAATTACAGACTGTAGTAGTTATTTTTCTCTGTTAGTGCGCCGTCCAGTTAACAACAAATGA
- the rsgA gene encoding small ribosomal subunit biogenesis GTPase RsgA has translation MIAESFTATGQLLGTVVAVQANFYRVQLDQEDGEMRGMREMGEQNLPHPPHPPHPLLLLCTRRTRLKKIGQQVMVGDRVVVEEPDWAGGRGAIAEVLPRQSELDRPAIANVNQILLVFAVADPPLEPYQLSRFLIKAESTGLDVLLCLNKSDLISPQEQQQISDRLLGWGYRPLFISVKNSINIDQAATHLSNKITVIAGASGVGKSSLINGLIPNANLRVAEVSGKLARGRHTTRHVELFELPSGGMLADTPGFNQPDMDCNPEELIDYFPEARKRLAVASCRFNDCLHRDEPECAVRGKWERYEHYLEFLDAAIARQTQLHQQADPESTLKLKSKGKGQSQYEPKLESKKYRRVSRKTQLQDLQQLYQESEE, from the coding sequence ATGATAGCGGAAAGTTTTACCGCAACTGGACAGTTATTGGGTACTGTGGTGGCCGTGCAGGCTAATTTTTATCGGGTACAGCTGGATCAAGAGGATGGGGAGATGAGGGGGATGAGGGAGATGGGGGAGCAAAATCTCCCTCATCCTCCTCATCCTCCTCATCCCCTTCTCCTGCTCTGTACTCGCAGAACACGGCTGAAAAAAATCGGACAACAGGTGATGGTGGGCGATCGCGTTGTTGTAGAGGAGCCAGATTGGGCTGGAGGACGGGGAGCGATCGCTGAGGTTTTACCCCGCCAAAGTGAATTAGATCGTCCTGCGATCGCCAATGTCAACCAAATCCTCTTGGTGTTTGCTGTTGCCGATCCACCTTTGGAACCTTATCAATTGAGTCGGTTTCTGATTAAGGCTGAGTCTACTGGCTTGGATGTGCTTTTATGCTTGAATAAAAGTGATTTAATTTCACCACAGGAACAGCAACAAATTAGCGATCGCCTACTCGGTTGGGGTTATCGACCGTTATTTATCAGCGTCAAAAATAGTATAAATATTGACCAAGCTGCGACCCATCTAAGTAATAAAATTACTGTCATTGCTGGAGCTTCCGGCGTGGGCAAATCTAGCCTGATTAATGGGCTAATTCCCAATGCTAACCTGCGAGTGGCGGAGGTTTCTGGTAAATTGGCTCGTGGTCGTCATACCACCCGCCATGTAGAATTATTTGAATTGCCTAGCGGTGGAATGCTTGCAGATACTCCAGGTTTTAATCAGCCTGACATGGATTGTAACCCAGAAGAATTAATAGATTATTTCCCAGAAGCAAGAAAGCGGTTAGCAGTTGCTAGCTGTCGATTTAATGATTGTCTGCACCGAGATGAACCTGAGTGTGCAGTGCGCGGAAAATGGGAACGATACGAACATTATTTGGAATTTTTGGATGCAGCGATCGCTCGTCAAACACAACTCCACCAACAAGCCGATCCGGAATCCACTCTCAAGTTAAAAAGTAAAGGCAAAGGGCAGAGTCAATACGAACCCAAGTTAGAAAGTAAAAAATATCGTCGTGTTTCCCGAAAGACTCAGTTACAGGACTTGCAACAGCTGTATCAAGAAAGCGAAGAATAG
- a CDS encoding Uma2 family endonuclease, whose amino-acid sequence MSQPLATTPSVKDVTESIIFPPGDIYSDEPPLESDLHREQIDLLIRLIKWWWRDRQDFYATGNLTIYFSPNQKKSEEFRGPDFFLVLDTEKKDRKSWVVWQEDGKYPNVIIEMLSDSTASVDKGLKKQIYQNTFRTPDYFWFDPNNLEFQGFHLLDGQYQDLVPTESGWLWSQQLGLYLAVYLGKLRFFTPDGQLVMLPEEEANQQLQQANQQLEQINQQLEEERQRAAMLAERLRAAGIDPE is encoded by the coding sequence ATGTCTCAGCCCCTTGCCACCACCCCTAGTGTAAAAGATGTCACTGAGAGTATAATTTTCCCACCAGGTGATATTTACAGTGACGAACCCCCCTTGGAATCCGATTTACACCGCGAACAAATCGATTTACTGATTCGCTTGATTAAGTGGTGGTGGCGCGATCGTCAGGATTTTTATGCTACCGGCAACCTGACTATCTATTTCAGTCCTAATCAGAAAAAGTCAGAAGAATTTCGAGGCCCTGATTTCTTTCTGGTTTTAGATACAGAAAAAAAAGACCGCAAAAGCTGGGTTGTGTGGCAAGAAGACGGCAAATATCCCAATGTGATTATTGAGATGTTATCTGATTCCACTGCCTCGGTTGATAAAGGTTTGAAAAAGCAAATTTACCAGAATACATTTCGTACTCCGGATTACTTTTGGTTTGACCCAAATAACCTAGAATTTCAGGGATTTCACTTACTTGATGGACAATATCAAGATCTTGTACCTACTGAGTCAGGTTGGTTGTGGAGTCAACAATTAGGGCTGTATTTAGCAGTATATTTGGGCAAATTACGCTTTTTTACACCAGATGGACAGCTGGTGATGTTACCAGAGGAAGAAGCAAATCAACAGTTACAGCAAGCAAATCAACAGTTAGAGCAAATAAACCAACAACTAGAAGAAGAACGTCAACGGGCTGCAATGTTGGCAGAACGCTTGCGAGCCGCAGGTATTGACCCTGAGTAA
- a CDS encoding Uma2 family endonuclease, producing the protein MNQTISDGVRWTTSDLELLATDEWKRYEIVDGELFVTRAPHWRHQRTGGNVYFELEIWSRLSKLGEPIATPGIIFTNADNVIPDVVWIGNERLAQLLDDEGHLRGAPELIVEVLSPGTINERRDREAKLKLYSSTGVQEYWIANWQLQQLEVYRRESAQLKLIETLLADDEITSPLLPGFRVRVQRFFV; encoded by the coding sequence ATGAACCAAACAATATCCGATGGAGTCCGTTGGACAACCTCAGACTTAGAATTACTCGCAACTGACGAATGGAAGCGCTATGAAATTGTTGACGGAGAACTATTTGTGACGAGAGCGCCTCACTGGAGACATCAGCGAACTGGTGGTAATGTTTATTTTGAATTAGAAATTTGGTCTCGCTTGAGTAAACTAGGTGAACCTATTGCAACTCCTGGGATAATTTTTACAAATGCTGATAATGTCATACCCGATGTGGTTTGGATCGGTAATGAGCGTTTAGCACAATTACTAGATGACGAAGGACATTTGAGAGGAGCGCCAGAACTGATTGTGGAAGTGCTTTCTCCTGGGACAATCAACGAACGTCGAGACCGAGAAGCCAAGCTGAAACTATACTCATCCACAGGAGTCCAAGAATATTGGATTGCAAATTGGCAATTACAACAGCTAGAAGTTTATCGCAGAGAAAGCGCCCAATTAAAACTGATAGAAACCTTGCTGGCTGATGACGAAATCACATCGCCACTTTTGCCAGGTTTTAGGGTTAGAGTTCAGCGCTTTTTTGTATAA
- a CDS encoding glycoside hydrolase family 57 protein, producing MAIGYVALVLHAHLPFVRHPESDYVLEEEWLYEAITETYIPLLKVFEGLKRDGIDFKITMSMTPPLVSMLRDPLLQERYDAHLGQLEELIELEAERNVHNGHIRYLAEHYAAEFNEARQIWERYNGDLVTAFKQFQDSNNLEIITCGATHGYLPLMKMYPQAVWAQIQVACEHYEETFGQAPRGIWLPECAYYEGVDRMLADAGLRYFLTDGHGILYARPRPRFGTYAPIFTETGVAAFGRDHESSQQVWSSEVGYPGAAEYREFYKDLGWEAEYEYIKPYIMPNGQRKNTGIKYHKITGRGLGLSDKALYDPYWAKEKAAEHAANFMYNRERQSEHLYGIMQRPPIIVSPYDAELFGHWWYEGPWFIDFLFRKSWYDQGTYAMTHLGDYLRSHPVQQVCRPSQSSWGFKGFHEYWLNETNAWIYPHLHKAAERMIEISQLEPEDELGWRALNQAARELLLAQSSDWAFIMRTGTMVPYAVRRTRSHLMRFNKLYEDVKIGKIDSGWLEKVEVMDNIFPNINYRVYRPL from the coding sequence ATGGCTATTGGCTATGTCGCGCTTGTCCTTCATGCACATCTACCCTTCGTTCGTCACCCGGAAAGTGACTATGTGCTGGAGGAAGAATGGCTCTATGAAGCCATCACAGAAACCTACATCCCTTTATTAAAAGTATTTGAAGGCTTAAAGCGAGACGGTATCGACTTTAAAATCACGATGAGTATGACACCACCTCTAGTGTCGATGCTTCGTGACCCCCTGCTGCAAGAGCGCTATGACGCCCACTTAGGGCAACTAGAAGAACTTATAGAACTGGAGGCTGAGCGTAACGTCCACAACGGACATATTCGTTATTTAGCAGAACATTATGCTGCTGAATTTAACGAAGCACGTCAAATATGGGAACGCTACAACGGTGACTTGGTGACGGCTTTTAAGCAGTTCCAAGATAGTAATAACCTGGAAATTATCACTTGCGGTGCTACCCACGGCTACTTGCCGTTGATGAAAATGTATCCACAAGCAGTGTGGGCGCAAATTCAGGTAGCTTGTGAACACTACGAGGAAACTTTTGGACAAGCACCGAGAGGTATTTGGTTACCTGAATGTGCTTACTATGAAGGTGTAGACCGGATGCTAGCAGATGCTGGATTACGCTACTTCCTTACCGACGGACATGGCATTCTTTACGCCCGCCCACGTCCCCGTTTTGGCACCTATGCACCTATTTTCACTGAAACTGGTGTTGCTGCCTTTGGCCGAGATCATGAATCATCTCAACAGGTATGGTCTTCTGAAGTTGGCTATCCTGGAGCGGCGGAATATCGAGAATTTTATAAAGATTTGGGCTGGGAAGCAGAATATGAGTACATCAAGCCCTACATTATGCCCAATGGTCAGCGAAAAAACACGGGCATTAAATATCACAAAATTACTGGACGTGGTTTAGGGTTGTCAGATAAAGCACTCTACGATCCTTATTGGGCTAAGGAAAAGGCCGCAGAACACGCTGCTAACTTTATGTATAATCGAGAGCGGCAATCTGAACATCTTTATGGTATAATGCAGCGCCCGCCGATTATCGTTTCACCCTATGACGCGGAATTATTTGGACATTGGTGGTATGAGGGTCCTTGGTTCATTGATTTCCTGTTCCGCAAGTCATGGTATGACCAAGGAACCTATGCAATGACGCACTTGGGAGATTATCTGCGATCGCATCCAGTGCAGCAAGTCTGTCGTCCTTCCCAATCAAGTTGGGGTTTCAAAGGTTTCCACGAGTATTGGTTGAACGAAACAAACGCCTGGATTTACCCACACTTGCACAAAGCTGCTGAGCGAATGATTGAAATATCCCAGTTGGAACCGGAGGATGAACTGGGCTGGCGAGCATTAAATCAAGCAGCACGGGAGTTATTGTTGGCACAATCTTCTGACTGGGCTTTTATTATGCGGACGGGAACGATGGTACCCTATGCAGTGAGACGGACGCGATCGCACCTGATGCGCTTCAATAAGCTCTACGAAGACGTGAAAATTGGCAAAATTGATAGCGGTTGGCTCGAAAAAGTCGAGGTGATGGATAATATTTTCCCCAACATCAACTATCGCGTCTACCGTCCGTTGTAG